From the Streptomyces nodosus genome, the window GGCCGCTCGGGGTGGCCGCGCTGGCGCGGTTCGGCCCGGTGGGATGGCAGGTGGGCGGCGCGGCGGCCGGCTGGACGGTGGCCGTGGGCGTGCCGGTGGCCCTGACGGCACGGGCCTGGCGGCTGAGGGGATGCGAGGCTCCGGCATGGCGGGCGCGGGGCTTGCGGCGCCCCCGGCCGGTGGTTCCCCCGGCCGTGCTTCCGGCTCCGAAGCTCTGGGCGCCGGCGGAGGTGCCGGTCGGCGGGAGGCGCCGCTCCCGGTGGGACGACCCCGGCCTCGAGGCGTACGAGGCGCTGTCGTCGGAGGACCCGTTCCTGCCGGCCCCGAAGACGACGTCCTTCCCGAAGGGGACGTCCTTCCCGGAGAGTTCCCGTCCGCCCCGCCCGGAGGCGCTCTTCCCCGAGGTGCCCTTCCCGCAGGGGGCCCTCGAGACCCCCTCCCGGGAAGCCTCTCGGGAGAAGTCCCCGCCGAAGGAGGCCGAAGCGAAGCCACCCGCACCGGAGCGCCCCGCACCGAAGCGCCCCGAGCCGAAGCACCCCGAGCCGAACGATTTCGCACCCACGGAGCCAGCACCGAAGCAACCTGAGCTGAAGCAACCCGAGCCGAAGGACCCCGCACCGACGGAGCCCGCACCAAAGCACCCCGAGCCGAAGGATCCCGAGCCGCCCGCCTGAGAACCTCGACCGCGTCCCGCCCGAGGCCCCCTCCTGGGGGTGCCCCGGCTCAACGCCGTGTTCCGGCGCTGCGCCGCCTCAGCCCTCCGAACCCAGCACGCCCCGCAGGTCCTTGGGCAGCAGGTCGGCGCACGACTGCTTCGCCTGGCTGGTCAGGGCGTCGTTCACACAGGTGTAGTAGTCGCGGTAGACCAGCTGGGCCGTGAAGGTGATCGCCACCATCACGATCGCCAGGGACGCCGTGACCAGTCCGCTGACCGCCGCCGTCGTCTGCGGGCGGGCCGTGGCGGTGCGGGGCCGCTCGGCGGGGGTCCCGGCCGTAGAGGTCCCCGGGCCGGCGTCGCGGGGCTTGGCGCGCAGGGCACTCGTGCCCCAGTAGAGCGCCAGCGCGCCGAGCAGCAGGGCGAGATAGGTCCAGCTGAAGAGGGCGAAGAAGACGGCCCACATACCGGAGAGCAGCGCATAGCGCGCGCGGCGCTGGGCCGGGTCCGTGGGGTCCCAGCGCATGCCCGCGCCGGGGCCGCCGGAGCCCTCCGGACCGCCCTGTCCACCGCCGCCGGTCCCGGGACGCTCGCCGAAGCGGCCACCCGCCGCCGGGCCCGGCTGCCGGTCGCTCCACTGACCGCCCCAGGGCGCGGGGCCACGGTCGCCGGAGCCCTCCTGCCCCTGGCCGGGGGCAGGACGCCGCGGCTGCCAGGGCCGGTCCGGCGTCCCCTCGGGCGGCGGTGCGAAGGGGTTGTCGTCCGAGGGCGGCTGCGAACCGCGCCCCCCACCGGCGGAGCCGCCGTTCGCGGAGTCGCCCCCGCTCTGGGGCGCCTGCTCGTCCCCGTGCGGCGGCACGGGCGAAGGGCGCCGCTCGCGCAGCAGCAGCGGAGGGAGTCGGAGACTGCGGTCCGGCATCAGGTGTGCGTCTTCCCCTTGGTGGTTCCGGCGGGCGGCTTGTCCGGTGCGACCCGGTGGAGCCCGCCGCAAGGGCAGGCTCGCCCCGGGCATGCCTGTTCGTCCAGGTGAACGTCCCACGCGGGCGCCACGTTCCCCCGCGTCGGACCGGTTTTTCCGGGCGGCTCCTCCCCAGACGCTACCTTCCGGCCACGCCCCCGTCCCGCGGGGGCCGTCCTGTGTGCCGGTATCGTTGCTGACGGTCGGCCGCTTCGTAGACTTCCCCGTATCAGGGGGCATGAAGCATTCGTATGACCACACAAAGACGCTCTTCCGAGCGACTGCACGAACGTTTCCCCGAGAAAGGGCCCCGTCGTGGCCGAGTCCGTGGCCGAGACCGTCACCGAGTCCGCGGCCAAGCGCCTGGTCGTGCTGGTCTCCGGGTCCGGCACCAATCTGCAGGCCCTGCTCGACGCCATCGCCGCGACCGGGGTCGCCGCCTACGGAGCCGAGGTCGTCGCGGTCGGTGCCGACCGCGAGGGCATCGAGGGCCTCGCCCGTGCCGAGCGGGCCGGGCTGCCCACCTTCGTGTGCCGGATCAAGGACCACGAGAGCCGGGAGGCGTGGGACGCGGCCCTCACCGAGGCCGTCTCCGCGTACGAGCCGGACCTCGTCGTCTCCGCCGGGTTCATGAAGATCGTGGGGAAGGAGTTCCTCGCGCGGTTCGGCGGACGGTTCGTCAACACCCATCCCGCCCTGCTCCCGAGTTTTCCCGGAGCCCACGGTGTGCGCGACGCGCTCGCGTACGGCGCCAAGGTCACCGGTTGCACCGTCCACTTCGTCGACGACGGCGTCGACACCGGTCCGATCATCGCGCAGGGCGTGGTGGAGGTCCGGGACGAGGACGACGAGAGCGCTCTGCACGAGCGCATCAAGGAAGTCGAGCGAAGGCTGCTCGTCGAGGTCGTGGGGCGGCTCGCCCGCAACGGCTATCGCATCGAGGGACGAAAGGTAGTAATCCAGTGACCGCCGAGAGCACCAAGCGGCCCATCCGGCGCGCGCTTGTCAGCGTCTATGACAAGACCGGGCTCGAGGAGCTGGCCCGCGGGCTCCATGAGGCCGGTGTCGAGCTCGTCTCCACCGGGTCCACCGCATCGAGGATCGCCGCGGCCGGTGTCCCCGTCACCAAGGTCGAGGAGCTGACCGGCTTCCCCGAGTGCCTGGACGGGCGGGTCAAGACCCTGCACCCCAAGGTCCACGCGGGTATCCTCGCCGATCTGCGCCTGGACAGCCACCGGCAGCAGCTCGCCGAGCTGGGCGTCGCACCGTTCGACCTGGTCGTCGTCAACCTCTACCCGTTCCGTGAGACCGTCGCCTCCGGTGCCTCGCCCGACGAGTGCGTCGAGCAGATCGACATCGGCGGCCCCTCCATGGTCCGCGCCGCCGCCAAGAACCATCCGTCCGTGGCCGTGGTCACCAGCCCGGACCGCTACGCCGACGTCCTCGCCGCGGTCCGGGACGGCGGCTTCGACCTCGCCGCCCGCAAGCGGCTCGCCGCGGAGGCCTTCCAGCACACCGCCGCCTACGACGTCGCCGTCGCCTCCTGGTTCGCGTCCTCGTACGCGCCCGCCGACACGTCCGTGGCGGGCGGTCCCGCCGAGGGTGCCTTCCCGGACTTCCTGGGCGCCACCTACCGGCGCGAGAACACCCTGCGCTACGGCGAGAACCCGCACCAGCCCGCCGCCCTCTATGTCGACGGCAGCGGCGGTCTCGCCCAGGCCGAACAGCTGCACGGCAAGGAGATGTCGTACAACAACTACACGGACACGGACGCCGCGCGCCGTGCCGCGTACGACCACGACGAGCCCTGTGTCGCGATCATCAAGCATGCCAACCCCTGCGGCATCGCGGTCGGCTCGGACGTCGCCGAGGCGCACCGCAAGGCGCACGCCTGTGACCCGCTGTCCGCGTTCGGCGGCGTCATCGCCGTCAACCGGCCGGTGAGCCGGGAGATGGCCGAGCAGGTCGCGGAGATCTTCACCGAGGTCATCGTCGCGCCCGACTACGAGGAGGGCGCGCTGGAGGCCCTCACCAAGAAGAAGAACATCCGGGTGCTGAAGGCCCCGAACGGTCCGTGCAACCGGGTGGAGGCCCGTCAGATCGACGGCGGTGTCCTGCTCCAGGCCACCGACCGCCTCCAGGCCGACGGCGACGACCCGGCGAACTGGACCCTGGCGACGGGCGAGGCGCTCGGCCCCGACGAACTGCGGGACCTCGCCTTCGCCTGGAAGGCCTGTCGTGCCGTCAAGTCCAATGCCGTGCTGCTCGCCAAGGACGGCGCCTCGGTCGGGGTGGGCATGGGCCAGGTCAACCGGGTGGACTCCTGCAAGCTCGCCGTCGAGCGGGCGGGCGAGGAGCGGGCCCGGGGCGCGTACGCCGCCTCGGACGCCTTCTTCCCCTTCCCGGACGGGCCGGAGATCCTGATCGCCGCGGGCGTCAAGGCCATCGTCCAGCCCGGCGGTTCGATCCGCGACGAGCAGGTCGTGGAGGCCGCGCGGACGGCGGGCGTGACCATGTACGTCACGGGCACGCGCCACTTCTTCCACTGATCGGCCGTCCGGCCGACCGATCGTCCGTATCGCCGCGCCGCGCCGTGGTGCGTCTTCCCGGTCCTGCCCGAGGGCCCCGAATCCGGGGTGGGGAGACGCACCAGGGCCGCGTCGTTCCCCGAGGGGTCGGGACGCGGCCCTGGGTGGTGGAGTGCGTGAACCGTTCCGTCGGGTGGGACCGGATCAGTACCGGGGGCGCCGGAACCAGGCGGTACCGCTGGGGGAGACCGGGGCCGCGATGATGACGGCCGCGAACACCACCCAGAGGAGCGGGAAGATGACCCCCAGGGCAGCGCCGTATCTCAGGGCCGTGATGAGCCCCAGCAGACCGATGACGCCGCCGAGCGCGCCGTAGACCACCGTGGTGATACGCACTCCCTGACCGCCGCGGCCGAACTTCACGCCCAGGGTGATGGACAGGGCGGCCAGTCCCAGCGCGATCAGTGCGATGAAGAGCATCAGGCCCGCGGCCATATGACCGCCGTCGCTGATGCTGTCGAGCGGGCTGGACGAACCGCTGTTTCTGCCCACCTCGTTCGAGACGTCGTTGAAGAAGGCCGCTGCGTACAGCCAGATGAGGCCGGCGACGATCTGCACCGCGGCGATGATGTACAGGAACACCCGTGCCGTCGCGAGCAGTCCCGGCATCGACTGCGGTATCGCGTTGCCGCCGGGGTGAGCGGGATAGCCGGGATAGCCGGCATAGGCGGGTTGCTGGGGAAAGCCGTAGCCCGGCGGCGGACCGGCCGGCTGCTGGGGGTGGCCGTAGTCGGGAGCGGCCGCCGGCTGTTGGGGGTAGCCGTACGGGGGAGCGGCGGGCGGCTGCTGCTGGGGTGGCGGTCCGTAGGGGTCGTTCGGTTCGCCGAAGCTCATTGGCGATCTTCCTCCGTAGGCCGTTGTGTGCGGGGACGCGCGGCACACGCGGAGGAGTTCTACAGATGCGGTTCGACCCCCCGGTACTGCCCGCGGCACTGTGTTCTCATCGTTCTTTAGGCGGCTCTTACTTGTCCAGAAGCATTCCGCAGTGTTGCGCAAGTGCAATATCGACGATCACGGACATGGCAGTGGAACACGGGCGCTCGGGCGGTGCCCGGCGGAGACCGCCGGTTTCGGAATTCGGGCCGGATTGGAACAGCGGGGCGGTCATCCGCGAGGATGGGAGCATGACCGCCCAGATTCTCGATGGCAAGGCCACCGCAGCCGCGATCAAGTCCGATCTGACCGTCCGCGTGGCGGCGCTGAAGGAGAAGGGCGTCACGCCCGGCCTCGGCACCATCCTGGTCGGGGACGACCCAGGCAGCCATAAGTACGTCGCGGGCAAGCACCGCGACTGCGCCGAGGTCGGCATCGCGTCGATCCAGCGCGAACTCCCCGCCACGGCCACCCAGGACGAGATCGAGGCGGTCGTCCGCGAGCTGAACGAGGACCCCGCCTGCACCGGCTACATCGTGCAACTGCCGCTGCCCCGGGGCATCGACGAGAACCGCGTCCTGGAACTGATGGACCCGGACAAGGACGCGGACGGTCTGCATCCGATGAACCTCGGCCGGCTGGTCCTCAACGAGCCGGCGCCGCTGCCCTGCACCCCGAACGGCGTGCTCACCCTGCTGCGCCGCCACGGCGTGGAGATCAAGGGCGCCGAGGTCGTGGTCGTCGGCCGGGGCGTGACCATCGGGCGCCCCATGCCGCTGCTGCTGACTCGGCGCAGCGAGAACGCCACGGTCACCCAGTGCCACACCGGCACCCGGGACCTCTCGGCCCATCTGAGGCGGGCCGACATCATCGTCGCCGCGGCGGGCTCCGCGCATCTGGTCCGGCCCGAGGACGTGAAGCCGGGCGCCGCCGTCCTCGACGTCGGTGTCTCGCGCAACGCCGAGGGCAAGATCGTCGGCGATGTCCACCCCGGGGTGGCCGAGGTGGCCGGCTGGATCTCCCCGAACCCCGGCGGTGTGGGCCCGATGACCCGTGCCCAGCTGCTCGTCAACGTGGTCGAGGCGGCGGAGCGCAGTGTCGACTGAGAACACGTCCGAGAGCGGCGACGAGGTGCAGCGGGCGGCCGCGACCGAGGAACCCGCGGTGAGGGACGCCGTCAGCGCCCCTGACACCGAGGGCAGGGCGCGGCGTATGACCCGGAGGTTCCCGCGGCTGACACGGGACACCGCGCGCCCCGAGGGCGGCGGCAGGGCCGCCTCGGGCGACGCGCCCGCGCCCGCCCGGCAGTGGCCGATCCTGGCGGTGCTGGGCACCGTGGGCCTCGGACTGCTGCTGACCGCGCTGGACATGTTCCGGCTCGGCACGATCCTGATCGGTCTCGCACTGCTGGGCGGTGCCGCGCTGCGCTGGGCGCGGCCCGATGTGGGCATGCTCGCGGTGCGCTCCCGTTTCACGGACATGATCACCTATGGCGCGCTGGGTCTCGCCATCGTGCTGCTCGCGATGATGGCCCAGCCGAAGCCATGGCTGGAGATACCGTTCCTGGACGACACGCTGCACTTCACGGTCCGTACCTGACATCACGTCGGACGGGTGCCGGGCCGGACGGCCGACGCGTCGGGCGGTCCCCTGCCCGGAGGCCGCCCGGCCTCTCCCCCGTGGAAGGCCGGGCGGGGGCGGTGGCGACCGCCCGGTAAGTACCTTCATGTACATGCCGGAGCTGTTCAACCGCCGGCGGACCGCTGTGGCACGGAAGTGACCATTCCGCTACGGTGTCCGCGCCTCGCAACGGATTCCGCGCCCGATGCCGTCGGACGCGGCCCCGCGGACCGACGGGCGCGCGGGGGCGCACATCTCTGCCGGAACGCTCCGGTGCGCCTCGACCAGGGGAACTGACATCCTGGCCGGGCGCATCCCTGTGGGTGGCCGGAGTGGGGACCCGGCAGCGGGCACCGGGTACCGGGAACATCAGCACGTGCCGGGGAAAGAGGGGGAGCGATGCCTCGTTGGAAGGCCTTGCCCGAGGAACTCGATCCGCAGGTCAGGGAGTTCGTGGGGCAGCTGCGGAGAGTCGTGGACCGCAGCGGGCTGAGCGTCTTCGCGGTGGCCGACCGCACGGGCTACAGCAAGACGTCCTGGGAGCGTTACCTCAACGGCAGGCTGCTGGCGCCGAAGGGTGCGATCGTCGCCCTGGCCGAGGTGACCGACACCGATCCCGGTCATCTCACCACCATGTGGGAGCTGGCCGAGCGCTCCTGGAGCCGCTCGGAGATGCGCCACGACATGACCATGGAGGCCATCCGGATCTCCCGGGCGCGCGCCGCGCTGGGGGACTCCAGGGCGGCCCCCGAGCCCGACGGGGCCGTGAGCGGGGCGGTTTCGGCCGTCCCGTCGAAGGCGGGAGGGCGGGTCGGCACCGCGCCCAGGGCCCCGGGGGCCTCGCCGGACGGGCCCGGCCGGACCGCGGGTGCGCAGCGGGCGTACGGGTCCGCGCCAGCCGGTGGTCCGGGAGGCGCGGGCGGGTCCGGCGGAACGCGCCGCAGGCGGCGGCTGACGCTGTTCCTCGCGGGTCTGGCCGGGGCGGCGGTGGTGATCGCGGCGGTCTTCCAGCTCACCGGCGGCGACCCCGAGAAGCCCGGGACCGCCGCACCCAAGCCGTCCCCCACGGCGCCCAGTCCGTCCCCCGACCTGCCGCCCGGCGTCAAGTGCAGCGGTGCGAGCTGCACCGGCAAGGACCCGGAGGACATGGGCTGCGGAGGCACCCGGGCGACCACCGCCACCAGCATCACCCTCGGCACGACCCTGGTCGAGGTCCGCTACAGCACGACCTGCGGCGCCGCATGGGCCCGTATCACCCGGGCGACGCTGGGCGACGCGGTCCAGGTGTCCACGAGCGGGGCGGCCCGGCAGACCGCCTCGGTCATAGAGGCCGGGGACACGGATGCGTACACCCCGATGCTGGCGGTGGCGGAGGCCTCCGCGGCGCAGGCGTGCGCGACGCTCGCCTCGCGTCTGACGGGATGTACTCGGTAGGCGGCCCGACACGACCCGATGCACCTGGTAGGCGGGCGCGCGGGGCGCGCGGGGTGCCGCCGGCACGCGACTCCGCGCGGGAAGGCGCGGGGGAGGCGCGAAGGGGCGCGGAGGTAGTGCGGGAGGCGCGCGGAGAGATTCCATGCGCCTTCCATCGGACACAATCCGGCGTACGACGTGCATGATCCGCGCGCTCAGGGGCAGGCGGACCGTACCCCCACGGGAGTCCGGCCGCGCCGGAAGGCCCACCCCCCTTCCGGCCGGACACCCCGCACGGCGGCCGCCCTCGCCCCCTTCTTCAGGGCGGGCGGCCGCCGTCCCGTCCGGCTGTGGGCCGGGCCACAGGGGCCCGTCCGTCCCGGATGCCGGATGCGCGATAGCCTGACCATGGATCTCTCTTGATGCCAAGAGATCGATCATTCGTTCAGGGTGATCGGTCCTCCTGGCGGGTGCCGGTCACGAGCCGGCGGCGGGATCCCGCGCCCCGGGGCGACGACGCCCCCTCGTCAGCTGTCCTACGGAGAACGCCATGACCCGCACTCCTGTGAACGTCACCGTCACCGGCGCGGCCGGCCAGATCGGCTACGCACTGCTCTTCCGCATCGCCTCCGGCCAGCTGCTCGGCGCGGACGTGCCGGTCAAGCTGCGCCTCCTGGAGATCACCCCGGCCCTGAAGGCCGCCGAGGGCACGGCCATGGAGCTCGACGACTGCGCGTTCCCGCTCCTTCAGGGCATCGACATCAGCGACGACCCGAACGTCGCGTTCGACGGCACCAATGTCGCCCTTCTGGTGGGCGCCCGTCCGCGCACCAAGGGCATGGAGCGCGGTGACCTCCTGGAGGCCAACGGCGGCATCTTCAAGCCGCAGGGCAAGGCCATCAACGACCACGCCGCGGACGACATCAAGGTCCTGGTCGTCGGCAACCCGGCCAACACCAACGCGCTGATCACCCAGGCCGCCGCCCCGGACGTGCCGGCCGAGCGCTTCACCGCGATGACCCGTCTGGACCACAACCGCGCCCTGACGCAGCTGTCGAAGAAGACCGGTGTCCCGGTCTCCGAGATCAAGCGCCTGACGATCTGGGGCAACCACTCCGCCACCCAGTACCCGGACATCTTCCACGCCACGGTCGCCGGCAAGAACGCCGCCGAGGTCGTGAACGACGAGAAGTGGCTCGCCGAGGACTTCATCCCCACCGTCGCCAAGCGCGGCGCGGCGATCATCGAGGCCCGCGGCGCGTCCTCGGCCGCCTCCGCCGCCAACGCCGCCATCGACCATGTGCACACCTGGGTCAACGGCACCGCCGAGGGCGAGTGGACCTCCATGGCCATCCCCTCGGACGGCTCCTACGGCGTCCCGGAGGGCCTGATCTCCTCCTTCCCGGTCACCACGAAGGACGGCGTGTACGAGATCGTCCAGGGCCTGGACGTCAACGAGTTCTCCCGCACCCGTATCGACGCCTCGGTCAAGGAGCTGGCGGAGGAGCGCGAGGCGGTCCGCTCCCTCGGCCTCATCTGACACTCGCTTCGTCGTGGGTCCGGTCCCCGGGTGGCTGCCACCGCCCGGGGACCGGTGCGTTTGGGACCGACCGCGGGGCGCGCGTTCGCACGCATCCCGCGGCGGTCCTGACGCGGGTTCAGGTCGCCGAGGCCTTCGGGAGGTTCGGGACCTTGGAGATGTCCACCCAGGTGCTCATGGGCGGGATCCTCACCGGGACCGGCTTGTTGTAGTCCGTGAAGGTGAGGGACAGATCCGTGCCCTGGCCCGTCTGGGCCGCGCGGTAGAGACGGTGCGACCTGTCCGCCGTGATGTACAGCGTCGACGTCAGCCCGTTCACATGGAAGGACAGCGGAACCACCCGGGTGCTGTCCACCGTCGTGGCGAGGCCCTCCCGCAGGGTCGCGGGCGGGGAGACGGTCGCGGACTTCTGGAGCTCCCCGAGGTCACAGGCGTTGGAGATGCCGCTGAGCAGCGCGCTGGAGGTGGTGCCGTGGATATAACGGTCCTTGAACTCCTGGCTCGCGGCGATGCCCCGTTCACCGGGGAGTTCCGCCTTCCAGAACGTCTGATCGGGCTTCAGCCACACCTGGGTGCCCCGTTTGATGATCTCCACGCTGCCGCCGTGCTTGCCCAGCGTCAGGGTGCCCGCGCAGGCGCCGCTGCGGTCGAGGGCGAGGTTCATCGAGGTCGGCAGGCGGCTGTTCGATGTCGCCGTGGCGCTCCGGTCCTGGTAGATGAGCCGGACCGATGTCGCATTCCGTAGCCCTTCCTGAGCCTGGGCGGCCAGCCGCTGTGGGTCGGGATTGCCACCGGTCCGGGCCGACGCGGGGCCGCCCAGCACGGGGGAGAACAGCAGACCCACCGTCGCGGCTGTCGTAGCCGTGAGTGTGAAGCCACGGATCCGGGACATCGCATCACCTCCATGAGCGTCTTCGGCAAGGGTACTTTTCACCGTTTTCTGCCGCATTCTCAGTGATGCCATGCGAGTGGGCGACGACATCCGCACCAGGGCCGGCGCCCGCCGTGTTCACGGCATAGGTCCGCCCGGAGGGATGCGGCGGGGGACCATCAGCCGGTTCCACCCGTTGATGACGGCGATCAGCCCCGTCAGATGCGCGAGTTCGGCCTCGTCGAAGTGTGCGGCGGACCTCTCGTACACCGTGTCGGGCACGAATCCGTCGGTGAGGACGGTGACCGCCTCCGTCAGGGCCAGCGCGGCCCGCTCCCGCTCGCTGTAGAGGCCCTCCGTCTCCTCCCAGGCGTTCAGAAGCCGGATGCGGTCCTCCGACTCGCCGTTCTCGTGCGCCCGTCGGAGATGCAGGTCGAGACAGAAAGCGCAGTGGTTGATCTGCGAGGCCCGGATCATGACCAGCTCGGCGAGCGCCGGATCGCCGAGCCCCTTCTTCGCGGCGGCGCTGAGCGCGGACATGGTCCGGGCGACCTCGCGGTCCAGTACGTCTGTTCGGGTCATGCGTGCTGCCCCGGCCGGTAGTGGCCCGGCGCCTTACGGGTGGTCACCCCGAACCGGTTCCAGGCGTTGATCACCGCGATCACGGCGATCAGCTGCGACAGTTCGGCCTCGTCGAAGTGTGCGGCGGCCTTCTCGTACACCGCGTCCGGCACGAACCCGTCGGTGAGGACGGTGATCGCCTCGGTCAGCTCGAGCGCCGCGAGCTCCTTCTCCGTGTAGAAGTGCCTCGACTCCTCCCACGCGCTGAGCTGCACGATCCGCTCGACGGTCTCGCCGGCCGCGAGCGCGTCCCGGGTGTGCATGTCGAGACAGAAGGCGCAGTGGTTGATTTGCGAGGCGCGGATCCTGACCAGCTCGCAGAGCGTGGGGTCGAGGCCCTGCCGGGCGGCCGCGTCCACCCGGATCATCGCCTTGTAGACCGCGGGGGCGTGTTCGGCCCAGTCCGTCCGGGCGGGTCGTTCGGGGGCGTACGCGGCACCCGTCGTGCTCTCGTCGTAGGTCGTCATGTCTCGACCCTAGGAAGCGGGCAGCCCGGGAGTATGGTCCATTTCCATGGGGGAATCCTGGGCCACTCTGGGAGTGGACCTGCATGTCGAGCCGACCGGACCGGGGCTGCGCAGGGGACTGACGAACGCGCTGCGTGAGGCGGTCCGCACCGGCCGGCTGGCGCCCGGCACCCGTCTGCCCTCCTCCCGTTCGCTCGCCGCGGATCTGGGGATCGCGCGCAACACCGTGGCCGACGCCTACGCCGATCTGGTCGCCGAGGGCTGGCTCACCGCACGCCAGGGGTCGGGCACCCGGGTGGCAGAACGCGCCTCGACCACGCCGCCGGCCGTCCCCGCCGCGCCGCCGGCCAGGGAACCCGCCCGGCCGCTCCACGATCTGCAGCCCGGGACACCCGATCTGGCCTCCTTCCCGTGCGCCGAATGGCTCAAGGCCGCCCGTCGCGCCCTGGCCGCCGCGCCGCACCGCGCCCTCGGCTACGGCGATCCGCGCGGGCACCCCGCACTGCGCGCCGCGCTCGCGGAGTATCTGTCCCGGGCGCGCGGCGTGCGCACCGACCCCGGGCGCATCCTGGTGTGCGCGGGCTTCTCGCACGGGCTCACGATCCTCGGCGCGCTGCTGCGGGCCCGAGGCGTACGGACGGTCGCCGTCGAGTCGTACGGACTGCCCGTCCACCGGAAGCTGCTGACCGGGGCCGGTCTGCGCACCCGGCCCCTGCCGTTCGACGAACGGGGCACCGGGGGCGAGCCGGGGCCGGACGCCGGCGCCGTACTCCTCACCCCCGCCCATCAGTTCCCGATGGGGGTGCCGCTGCGGCCCGAGCGGCGGGCGGCCGTCGTGGACTGGGCGCGCCGCACCGGCGGACTGATCCTGGAGGACGACTACGACGGCGAGTTCCGCTACGACCGCCAGCCGGTCGGGGCGTTGCAGGGCCTGGACCCCGACCGGGTGGTGTATCTGGGCACCGCCAGCAAGTCCCTCGCCCCGGGGCTGCGCCTGGGCTGGATGGCGTTGCCCCCGGCGCTCGCGGAGGAGGCCGCCGCGGCGAAGGGCGGGTCCGAGACCTGCGGGGTGCTGGAGCAGCTGA encodes:
- the purN gene encoding phosphoribosylglycinamide formyltransferase, whose protein sequence is MAESVAETVTESAAKRLVVLVSGSGTNLQALLDAIAATGVAAYGAEVVAVGADREGIEGLARAERAGLPTFVCRIKDHESREAWDAALTEAVSAYEPDLVVSAGFMKIVGKEFLARFGGRFVNTHPALLPSFPGAHGVRDALAYGAKVTGCTVHFVDDGVDTGPIIAQGVVEVRDEDDESALHERIKEVERRLLVEVVGRLARNGYRIEGRKVVIQ
- the purH gene encoding bifunctional phosphoribosylaminoimidazolecarboxamide formyltransferase/IMP cyclohydrolase produces the protein MTAESTKRPIRRALVSVYDKTGLEELARGLHEAGVELVSTGSTASRIAAAGVPVTKVEELTGFPECLDGRVKTLHPKVHAGILADLRLDSHRQQLAELGVAPFDLVVVNLYPFRETVASGASPDECVEQIDIGGPSMVRAAAKNHPSVAVVTSPDRYADVLAAVRDGGFDLAARKRLAAEAFQHTAAYDVAVASWFASSYAPADTSVAGGPAEGAFPDFLGATYRRENTLRYGENPHQPAALYVDGSGGLAQAEQLHGKEMSYNNYTDTDAARRAAYDHDEPCVAIIKHANPCGIAVGSDVAEAHRKAHACDPLSAFGGVIAVNRPVSREMAEQVAEIFTEVIVAPDYEEGALEALTKKKNIRVLKAPNGPCNRVEARQIDGGVLLQATDRLQADGDDPANWTLATGEALGPDELRDLAFAWKACRAVKSNAVLLAKDGASVGVGMGQVNRVDSCKLAVERAGEERARGAYAASDAFFPFPDGPEILIAAGVKAIVQPGGSIRDEQVVEAARTAGVTMYVTGTRHFFH
- a CDS encoding bifunctional methylenetetrahydrofolate dehydrogenase/methenyltetrahydrofolate cyclohydrolase; its protein translation is MTAQILDGKATAAAIKSDLTVRVAALKEKGVTPGLGTILVGDDPGSHKYVAGKHRDCAEVGIASIQRELPATATQDEIEAVVRELNEDPACTGYIVQLPLPRGIDENRVLELMDPDKDADGLHPMNLGRLVLNEPAPLPCTPNGVLTLLRRHGVEIKGAEVVVVGRGVTIGRPMPLLLTRRSENATVTQCHTGTRDLSAHLRRADIIVAAAGSAHLVRPEDVKPGAAVLDVGVSRNAEGKIVGDVHPGVAEVAGWISPNPGGVGPMTRAQLLVNVVEAAERSVD
- a CDS encoding DUF3017 domain-containing protein; translated protein: MSTENTSESGDEVQRAAATEEPAVRDAVSAPDTEGRARRMTRRFPRLTRDTARPEGGGRAASGDAPAPARQWPILAVLGTVGLGLLLTALDMFRLGTILIGLALLGGAALRWARPDVGMLAVRSRFTDMITYGALGLAIVLLAMMAQPKPWLEIPFLDDTLHFTVRT
- a CDS encoding helix-turn-helix domain-containing protein, translating into MPRWKALPEELDPQVREFVGQLRRVVDRSGLSVFAVADRTGYSKTSWERYLNGRLLAPKGAIVALAEVTDTDPGHLTTMWELAERSWSRSEMRHDMTMEAIRISRARAALGDSRAAPEPDGAVSGAVSAVPSKAGGRVGTAPRAPGASPDGPGRTAGAQRAYGSAPAGGPGGAGGSGGTRRRRRLTLFLAGLAGAAVVIAAVFQLTGGDPEKPGTAAPKPSPTAPSPSPDLPPGVKCSGASCTGKDPEDMGCGGTRATTATSITLGTTLVEVRYSTTCGAAWARITRATLGDAVQVSTSGAARQTASVIEAGDTDAYTPMLAVAEASAAQACATLASRLTGCTR
- a CDS encoding malate dehydrogenase, which codes for MTRTPVNVTVTGAAGQIGYALLFRIASGQLLGADVPVKLRLLEITPALKAAEGTAMELDDCAFPLLQGIDISDDPNVAFDGTNVALLVGARPRTKGMERGDLLEANGGIFKPQGKAINDHAADDIKVLVVGNPANTNALITQAAAPDVPAERFTAMTRLDHNRALTQLSKKTGVPVSEIKRLTIWGNHSATQYPDIFHATVAGKNAAEVVNDEKWLAEDFIPTVAKRGAAIIEARGASSAASAANAAIDHVHTWVNGTAEGEWTSMAIPSDGSYGVPEGLISSFPVTTKDGVYEIVQGLDVNEFSRTRIDASVKELAEEREAVRSLGLI
- a CDS encoding carboxymuconolactone decarboxylase family protein, whose translation is MTRTDVLDREVARTMSALSAAAKKGLGDPALAELVMIRASQINHCAFCLDLHLRRAHENGESEDRIRLLNAWEETEGLYSERERAALALTEAVTVLTDGFVPDTVYERSAAHFDEAELAHLTGLIAVINGWNRLMVPRRIPPGGPMP
- a CDS encoding carboxymuconolactone decarboxylase family protein; translated protein: MTTYDESTTGAAYAPERPARTDWAEHAPAVYKAMIRVDAAARQGLDPTLCELVRIRASQINHCAFCLDMHTRDALAAGETVERIVQLSAWEESRHFYTEKELAALELTEAITVLTDGFVPDAVYEKAAAHFDEAELSQLIAVIAVINAWNRFGVTTRKAPGHYRPGQHA
- a CDS encoding MocR-like pyridoxine biosynthesis transcription factor PdxR — its product is MGESWATLGVDLHVEPTGPGLRRGLTNALREAVRTGRLAPGTRLPSSRSLAADLGIARNTVADAYADLVAEGWLTARQGSGTRVAERASTTPPAVPAAPPAREPARPLHDLQPGTPDLASFPCAEWLKAARRALAAAPHRALGYGDPRGHPALRAALAEYLSRARGVRTDPGRILVCAGFSHGLTILGALLRARGVRTVAVESYGLPVHRKLLTGAGLRTRPLPFDERGTGGEPGPDAGAVLLTPAHQFPMGVPLRPERRAAVVDWARRTGGLILEDDYDGEFRYDRQPVGALQGLDPDRVVYLGTASKSLAPGLRLGWMALPPALAEEAAAAKGGSETCGVLEQLTLAEFLTSGAYDRHVRAARLRYRRRRDALVRAVEARAPEVRVTGIAAGLHAVLRLPPGTERSVVQAAAWQGLAVHGLRFFRHPEATAEAVDALVVGYGTPSDHGWAGALEALCRVLP